From a single Tursiops truncatus isolate mTurTru1 chromosome 20, mTurTru1.mat.Y, whole genome shotgun sequence genomic region:
- the MED24 gene encoding mediator of RNA polymerase II transcription subunit 24 isoform X7, with amino-acid sequence MVSYSSVLTAISKFDDFSRDLCVQALLDIMDMFCDRLSCHGKAEECIGLCRALLSALHWLLRCTAASAERLREGLEAGTPAAGEKQLAMCLQRLEKTLSSTKNRALLHIAKLEEASLHTSQGLGQGGTRANQPTASWTAIEHCLLKLGEILANLSSPQLRSQAEQCGTLIRSIPTMLSVHSEQLHKTGFPTVHAVVLLEGTMNLTGETQPLVEQLMMVKRMQHIPTPLFVLEIWKACFVGLIESPEGTGELKWTAFTFLKIPQVLVKLKKYSHGDKDFTEDVNSAFEFLLKLTPLLDKADQRCNCDCTNFLLQECSKQGLLSEASTNNLMAKRKADREHAPQLKSDENANIQPNPGLILRAEPTVTNILKTMDADHSKSPEGLLGVLGHMLSGKSLDLLLAAAAATGKLKSFARKFINLNEFTTHRSEESSWGSAFSSSTAKAASVRALLFDISFLMLCHVAQTYGSEVILSESNTGGEVFFFETWMQTCMPEEGKILNPDHPCFRPDSTKVESLVALLNNSSEIKLVQMKWHEACLNISAAILEILNAWENGVLAFESIQKITDNIKGKVCSLAVCAVAWLVAHVRMLGLDEREKSLQMIRQLAGPLYSENTLQFYNERVVIMSSILEHMCADVLQQTATQIKFPSTGMDTMPYWNLLPPKRPIKEVLTDIFAKVLEKGWVDSRSIHIFDTLLHMGGVYWFCNNLIKELLKETRKEHTLRAVELLYSIFCLDMQQVTLVLLGHILPGLLTDSSKWHSLMDPPGTALAKLAVWCALSSYSSHKGQASSRQKKRQREDIEDYISLFPLDDMQPSKLMRLLSSNEEDANILSSPTDRSMSSNLSASQLHTVNMRDPLNRVLANLFLLISSILGSRTAGPHTQFAQWFMEGCVDCLEQGGRGSILQFMPFTTVSAAPPGHWPTLQLRAGQHVAGELGVQRPGGRASSSWTSHPPSPC; translated from the exons aTGGTGTCCTACTCCTCCGTCCTCACAGCTATCAGTAAG TTTGATGACTTTTCCCGGGACCTGTGTGTCCAGGCTTTGCTGGATATCATGGACATGTTTTGTGACCGACTGAG CTGTCACGGCAAAGCAGAGGAGTGCATCGGGCTGTGCCGGGCCCTTCTCAGCGCCCTCCACTGGCTGCTGCGCTGCACCGCAGCCTCTGCAGAGCGGCTCCGGGAGGGGCTGGAGGCCGGCACCCCAGCGGCTGGTGAGAAGCAGCTTGCCATGTGCCTGCAGCGCCTGGAGAAGACCCTCAGCAGCACCAAGAACCGGGCCCTGCTCCACATCGCCAAACTAGAGGAGGCCT CATTGCATACATCCCAGGGACTTGGGCAGGGTGGCACCCGAGCCAATCAACCAacag CCTCCTGGACTGCCATCGAGCATTGTCTCTTGAAGCTTGGGGAGATCCTGGCCAATCTCAGCAGCCCCCAGCTCCGGAGCCAGGCTGAGCAGTGCGGCACGCTCATTAGGAG CATCCCCACCATGCTGTCCGTGCACTCTGAGCAGCTGCACAAGACTGGCTTCCCCACGGTCCACGCGGTGGTCCTGCTTGAGGGCACCATGAACCTGACCGGCGAGACACAGCCCCTGGTGGAGCAGCTGATGATGGTGAAACGCATGCAG CATATCCCCACCCCGCTCTTTGTCCTGGAGATCTGGAAAGCCTGCTTCGTGGGCCTCATCGAGTCTCCTGAGGGCACGGGGGAGCTCAAGTGGACAGCTTTCACCTTCCTCAAG ATTCCACAGGTTTTGGTGAAGTTGAAGAAATACTCCCATGGGGACAAG GACTTCACCGAGGATGTCAATTCTGCTTTTGAGTTCCTGCTGAAGCTCACGCCCTTGCTGGACAAAGCCGACCAGCGCTGCAA CTGTGACTGTACAAATTTCCTACTCCAAGAATGTAGCAAGCAGGGGCTTCTGTCTGAAGCCAGTACGAACAACCTCATGGCCAAGCG CAAAGCAGACCGGGAGCACGCACCCCAGCTGAAATCAGATGAAAATGCCAACATCCAGCCCAACCCCGGGCTGATCCTCCGCGCGGAGCCCACCGTCACCAACATCCTCAAA ACGATGGATGCAGACCACTCCAAGTCCCCGGAGGGGCTGCTGGGGGTCCTGGGCCACATGCTGTCTGGGAAGAGCCTGGACTTGCTGCTggctgctgctgcggccactGGGAAGCTTAAGTCCTTTGCCCGGAAATTCATCAA TTTGAATGAATTCACGACACACCGCAGCGAAGAAAGCA GCTGGGGGTCAGCCTTTTCATCCTCCACAGCCAAGGCGGCCTCAGTTCGAGCCTTGCTCTTTGACATCTCCTTTCTCATGCTGTGCCACGTGGCCCAGACCTATGGCTCAGAG GTGATCCTGTCCGAGTCAAACACGGGAGGAGAGGTGTTCTTCTTTGAGACCTGGATGCAGACCTGCATGCCCGAGGAGGGAAAAATCCTGAACCCTGACCACCCCTGCTTCCGGCCCGACTCCACCAAAGTGGAGTCCCTGGTGGCTCTGCTCAACAATTCCTCGGAGATAAAGCTGGT GCAGATGAAGTGGCATGAAGCCTGTCTCAACATTTCGGCGGCCATCTTGGAAATCCTCAATGCCTGGGAGAATGGGGTGCTGGCCTTTGAGTCCATCCAG aaAATCACCGATAACATCAAGGGGAAGGTGTGCAGCCTGGCAGTGTGTGCTGTGGCCTGGCTTGTGGCCCACGTGCGGATGCTGGGGCTGGACGAGCGTGAGAAGTCGCTGCAGATGATCCGCCAGCTGGCAGGGCCGCTGTACAGCGAGAACACCCTGCAGTTCTACAACGAGAG gGTGGTGATCATGAGCTCCATCCTGGAGCATATGTGTGCGGACGTGCTGCAGCAGACGGCCACACAGATCAAGTTCCCATCCACGGGCATGGACACCATGCCCTACTGGAACCTGCTGCCCCCCAAGCGACCCATCAAGGAGGTGCTGACGGACATATTTGCTAAGGTGCTGGAGAAGGGATGGGTGGACAGTCGCTCCATCCACATCTTTGACACCCTGCTGCACATGGGAGGCGTCTACTGGTTCTGCAACAACCTGATTAAG GAGCTGTTGAAGGAGACGCGGAAGGAGCACACGCTGCGGGCGGTGGAGCTGCTCTACTCCATCTTCTGTCTGGACATGCAGCAAGTGACCCTGGTCCTGCTGGGCCACATCCTGCCTGGTCTGCTCACCGACTCCTCCAAGTGGCACAGCCTCATGGACCCCCCTGGCACCGCTCTCGCCAA GCTGGCCGTCTGGTGTGCCCTGAGTTCCTACTCTTCCCACAAGGGGCAGGCGTCCTCCCGCCAAAAGAAGAGACAGCGCGAAGACATCGAG GATTACATCAGCCTCTTCCCCTTGGATGACATGCAGCCCTCGAAGCTGATGCGACTGCTGAGCTCCAATGAGGAAGATGCAAATATCCTTTCGAGTCCCA CGGACCGGTCCATGAGCAGCAACCTGTCAGCCTCCCAGCTTCACACGGTTAACATGAGAGACCCGCTGAACCGAGTCCTGG CCAACCTGTTCCTGCTCATCTCCTCCATCCTGGGCTCTCGGACCGCCGGCCCCCACACGCAGTTTGCGCAGTGGTTCATGGAGGGCTGCGTGGACTGCCTGGAACAGGGCGGCCGAGGCAGCATCCTGCAGTTCATGCCCTTTACCACCGTGAGTGCCGCGCCCCCGGGCCACTGGCCCACCCTCCAGCTCAGAGCGGGTCAGCACGTCGCAGGAGAGCTTGGGGTCCAGCGGCCAGGAGGGAGGGCTTCTTCCTCCTGGACGTCACACCCACCATCACCTTGCTGA
- the MED24 gene encoding mediator of RNA polymerase II transcription subunit 24 isoform X1, translated as MKVVNLKQAILQAWKERWSDYQWAINMKKFFPKGATWDILNLAEALLEQAMIGPSPNPLILSYLKYAISSQMVSYSSVLTAISKFDDFSRDLCVQALLDIMDMFCDRLSCHGKAEECIGLCRALLSALHWLLRCTAASAERLREGLEAGTPAAGEKQLAMCLQRLEKTLSSTKNRALLHIAKLEEASLHTSQGLGQGGTRANQPTASWTAIEHCLLKLGEILANLSSPQLRSQAEQCGTLIRSIPTMLSVHSEQLHKTGFPTVHAVVLLEGTMNLTGETQPLVEQLMMVKRMQHIPTPLFVLEIWKACFVGLIESPEGTGELKWTAFTFLKIPQVLVKLKKYSHGDKDFTEDVNSAFEFLLKLTPLLDKADQRCNCDCTNFLLQECSKQGLLSEASTNNLMAKRKADREHAPQLKSDENANIQPNPGLILRAEPTVTNILKTMDADHSKSPEGLLGVLGHMLSGKSLDLLLAAAAATGKLKSFARKFINLNEFTTHRSEESSWGSAFSSSTAKAASVRALLFDISFLMLCHVAQTYGSEVILSESNTGGEVFFFETWMQTCMPEEGKILNPDHPCFRPDSTKVESLVALLNNSSEIKLVQMKWHEACLNISAAILEILNAWENGVLAFESIQKITDNIKGKVCSLAVCAVAWLVAHVRMLGLDEREKSLQMIRQLAGPLYSENTLQFYNERVVIMSSILEHMCADVLQQTATQIKFPSTGMDTMPYWNLLPPKRPIKEVLTDIFAKVLEKGWVDSRSIHIFDTLLHMGGVYWFCNNLIKELLKETRKEHTLRAVELLYSIFCLDMQQVTLVLLGHILPGLLTDSSKWHSLMDPPGTALAKLAVWCALSSYSSHKGQASSRQKKRQREDIEDYISLFPLDDMQPSKLMRLLSSNEEDANILSSPTDRSMSSNLSASQLHTVNMRDPLNRVLANLFLLISSILGSRTAGPHTQFAQWFMEGCVDCLEQGGRGSILQFMPFTTVSAAPPGHWPTLQLRAGQHVAGELGVQRPGGRASSSWTSHPPSPC; from the exons ATGAAGGTGGTGAACCTGAAGCAAGCCATTCTGCAAGCTTGGAAGGAGCGATGGAGTGACTACCAGTGGGCAATCAACATGAAGAAATTCTTTCCCAAAGGAGCCACCTGGGACATTCTCAACCTAGCAG AAGCACTACTGGAGCAGGCCATGATTGGACCTTCCCCCAATCCTCTCATCCTGTCCTACCTGAAGTATGCCATTAGTTCCCAG aTGGTGTCCTACTCCTCCGTCCTCACAGCTATCAGTAAG TTTGATGACTTTTCCCGGGACCTGTGTGTCCAGGCTTTGCTGGATATCATGGACATGTTTTGTGACCGACTGAG CTGTCACGGCAAAGCAGAGGAGTGCATCGGGCTGTGCCGGGCCCTTCTCAGCGCCCTCCACTGGCTGCTGCGCTGCACCGCAGCCTCTGCAGAGCGGCTCCGGGAGGGGCTGGAGGCCGGCACCCCAGCGGCTGGTGAGAAGCAGCTTGCCATGTGCCTGCAGCGCCTGGAGAAGACCCTCAGCAGCACCAAGAACCGGGCCCTGCTCCACATCGCCAAACTAGAGGAGGCCT CATTGCATACATCCCAGGGACTTGGGCAGGGTGGCACCCGAGCCAATCAACCAacag CCTCCTGGACTGCCATCGAGCATTGTCTCTTGAAGCTTGGGGAGATCCTGGCCAATCTCAGCAGCCCCCAGCTCCGGAGCCAGGCTGAGCAGTGCGGCACGCTCATTAGGAG CATCCCCACCATGCTGTCCGTGCACTCTGAGCAGCTGCACAAGACTGGCTTCCCCACGGTCCACGCGGTGGTCCTGCTTGAGGGCACCATGAACCTGACCGGCGAGACACAGCCCCTGGTGGAGCAGCTGATGATGGTGAAACGCATGCAG CATATCCCCACCCCGCTCTTTGTCCTGGAGATCTGGAAAGCCTGCTTCGTGGGCCTCATCGAGTCTCCTGAGGGCACGGGGGAGCTCAAGTGGACAGCTTTCACCTTCCTCAAG ATTCCACAGGTTTTGGTGAAGTTGAAGAAATACTCCCATGGGGACAAG GACTTCACCGAGGATGTCAATTCTGCTTTTGAGTTCCTGCTGAAGCTCACGCCCTTGCTGGACAAAGCCGACCAGCGCTGCAA CTGTGACTGTACAAATTTCCTACTCCAAGAATGTAGCAAGCAGGGGCTTCTGTCTGAAGCCAGTACGAACAACCTCATGGCCAAGCG CAAAGCAGACCGGGAGCACGCACCCCAGCTGAAATCAGATGAAAATGCCAACATCCAGCCCAACCCCGGGCTGATCCTCCGCGCGGAGCCCACCGTCACCAACATCCTCAAA ACGATGGATGCAGACCACTCCAAGTCCCCGGAGGGGCTGCTGGGGGTCCTGGGCCACATGCTGTCTGGGAAGAGCCTGGACTTGCTGCTggctgctgctgcggccactGGGAAGCTTAAGTCCTTTGCCCGGAAATTCATCAA TTTGAATGAATTCACGACACACCGCAGCGAAGAAAGCA GCTGGGGGTCAGCCTTTTCATCCTCCACAGCCAAGGCGGCCTCAGTTCGAGCCTTGCTCTTTGACATCTCCTTTCTCATGCTGTGCCACGTGGCCCAGACCTATGGCTCAGAG GTGATCCTGTCCGAGTCAAACACGGGAGGAGAGGTGTTCTTCTTTGAGACCTGGATGCAGACCTGCATGCCCGAGGAGGGAAAAATCCTGAACCCTGACCACCCCTGCTTCCGGCCCGACTCCACCAAAGTGGAGTCCCTGGTGGCTCTGCTCAACAATTCCTCGGAGATAAAGCTGGT GCAGATGAAGTGGCATGAAGCCTGTCTCAACATTTCGGCGGCCATCTTGGAAATCCTCAATGCCTGGGAGAATGGGGTGCTGGCCTTTGAGTCCATCCAG aaAATCACCGATAACATCAAGGGGAAGGTGTGCAGCCTGGCAGTGTGTGCTGTGGCCTGGCTTGTGGCCCACGTGCGGATGCTGGGGCTGGACGAGCGTGAGAAGTCGCTGCAGATGATCCGCCAGCTGGCAGGGCCGCTGTACAGCGAGAACACCCTGCAGTTCTACAACGAGAG gGTGGTGATCATGAGCTCCATCCTGGAGCATATGTGTGCGGACGTGCTGCAGCAGACGGCCACACAGATCAAGTTCCCATCCACGGGCATGGACACCATGCCCTACTGGAACCTGCTGCCCCCCAAGCGACCCATCAAGGAGGTGCTGACGGACATATTTGCTAAGGTGCTGGAGAAGGGATGGGTGGACAGTCGCTCCATCCACATCTTTGACACCCTGCTGCACATGGGAGGCGTCTACTGGTTCTGCAACAACCTGATTAAG GAGCTGTTGAAGGAGACGCGGAAGGAGCACACGCTGCGGGCGGTGGAGCTGCTCTACTCCATCTTCTGTCTGGACATGCAGCAAGTGACCCTGGTCCTGCTGGGCCACATCCTGCCTGGTCTGCTCACCGACTCCTCCAAGTGGCACAGCCTCATGGACCCCCCTGGCACCGCTCTCGCCAA GCTGGCCGTCTGGTGTGCCCTGAGTTCCTACTCTTCCCACAAGGGGCAGGCGTCCTCCCGCCAAAAGAAGAGACAGCGCGAAGACATCGAG GATTACATCAGCCTCTTCCCCTTGGATGACATGCAGCCCTCGAAGCTGATGCGACTGCTGAGCTCCAATGAGGAAGATGCAAATATCCTTTCGAGTCCCA CGGACCGGTCCATGAGCAGCAACCTGTCAGCCTCCCAGCTTCACACGGTTAACATGAGAGACCCGCTGAACCGAGTCCTGG CCAACCTGTTCCTGCTCATCTCCTCCATCCTGGGCTCTCGGACCGCCGGCCCCCACACGCAGTTTGCGCAGTGGTTCATGGAGGGCTGCGTGGACTGCCTGGAACAGGGCGGCCGAGGCAGCATCCTGCAGTTCATGCCCTTTACCACCGTGAGTGCCGCGCCCCCGGGCCACTGGCCCACCCTCCAGCTCAGAGCGGGTCAGCACGTCGCAGGAGAGCTTGGGGTCCAGCGGCCAGGAGGGAGGGCTTCTTCCTCCTGGACGTCACACCCACCATCACCTTGCTGA